A genome region from Choloepus didactylus isolate mChoDid1 chromosome 14, mChoDid1.pri, whole genome shotgun sequence includes the following:
- the ZFP41 gene encoding zinc finger protein 41 homolog isoform X1: MQKLPGKKKKTQTPKEVVDVQKDTLQEEKASEKKKPNKRSALARTRSQRPGLSPEDEEHLFEAFDASFKDDFKGVPVFIPFQRKKPYECSECGRVFKHKTDHIRHQRVHTGEKPFMCAQCGKTFRHSSDVTKHQRVHSGEKPFTCSECGKAFNCGSNLLKHQKTHTGEKPYECQECGKTFAYSSCLIRHRKRHPRKKPRAGKAFGRFVH, translated from the coding sequence ATGCAAAAGCttccaggcaagaaaaagaagacacagaCTCCAAAGGAAGTAGTAGATGTGCAGAAGGACACTCTCCAAGAAGAAAAagcatcagaaaagaaaaagccaaacaaAAGGTCCGCCTTGGCCAGAACGCGCAGTCAGAGGCCAGGCCTGAGCCCTGAAGATGAGGAGCACCTGTTTGAGGCCTTTGATGCTTCGTTCAAAGATGACTTCAAGGGGGTTCCTGTGTTCAttccttttcagagaaagaaGCCCTATGAGTGCAGCGAGTGCGGGCGGGTCTTTAAGCACAAGACAGACCACATCCGGCATCAGCGGGTTCACACCGGGGAGAAGCCCTTCATGTGTGCCCAGTGCGGGAAGACGTTCAGGCACAGCTCTGACGTCACCAAACATCAGCGAGTCCACAGCGGAGAAAAGCCCTTCACGTGCAgcgaatgtgggaaagccttcaactGCGGTTCAAATCTCCTGAAACATCAGAAAACTCACACCGGAGAGAAGCCGTACGAATGTCAGGAGTGTGGGAAAACCTTCGCCTACAGTTCATGCCTCATTCGGCATCGGAAACGCCACCCGCGGAAGAAGCCCCGAGCTGGGAAAGCCTTCGGGAGATTCGTGCATTAG